Proteins encoded by one window of Arabidopsis thaliana chromosome 2, partial sequence:
- a CDS encoding CBS / octicosapeptide/Phox/Bemp1 (PB1) domains-containing protein (CBS / octicosapeptide/Phox/Bemp1 (PB1) domains-containing protein; CONTAINS InterPro DOMAIN/s: Octicosapeptide/Phox/Bem1p (InterPro:IPR000270), Cystathionine beta-synthase, core (InterPro:IPR000644); BEST Arabidopsis thaliana protein match is: CBS / octicosapeptide/Phox/Bemp1 (PB1) domains-containing protein (TAIR:AT3G52950.2); Has 7037 Blast hits to 5620 proteins in 1431 species: Archae - 828; Bacteria - 4978; Metazoa - 7; Fungi - 125; Plants - 270; Viruses - 0; Other Eukaryotes - 829 (source: NCBI BLink).), with the protein MTTTPTSSGRRSISSIRRTSSASKKPVLQSEESESGSGSINENTSKPDSPLAQPVSDGERTVKKLRLSKALTINEGTTVFDACRRMAARRVDAVLLTDSSALLSGIVTDKDIATRVIAEGLRPEHTLVSKVMTRNPIFVTSDSLAIEALQKMVQGKFRHLPVVENGEVIALLDITKCLYDAISRMEKAAEQGSALATAVEERHWGSGNFAFIDTLRERMFKPALSTIVTENTKVALVSASDPVFVASKKMRDLRVNSVIIAVGNKIHGILTSKDILMRVVAQNLSPELTLVEKVMTPNPECASIETTILDALHIMHDGKFLHLPVFDKDGFAVACLDVLQITHAAISTVENNSSGAVNDMANTMMQKFWDSALALEPPEDYETHSDMSAMLINSEGKQSCPSQGLVSSFAFKFEDRKGRVQRFNSTGESFEELMSVVMQRCEADSGLQIMYQDDEGDKVLISRDSDLVAAVTFARSLGQKVLRLHLDFTETIAPLETIADLSEGNGGCVWWQTGVLAGAIVLTSIGLFVYLKRSKK; encoded by the coding sequence ATGACGACTACTCCAACTTCATCTGGGAGAAGAAGCATTTCAAGTATAAGGAGAACATCATCAGCTTCTAAGAAACCTGTTCTTCAATCAGAAGAGAGCGAAAGCGGAAGCGGAAGCATTAACGAGAACACCTCCAAACCTGATTCACCTCTTGCTCAACCGGTTTCTGATGGCGAGAGAACAGTCAAGAAGCTACGGTTATCCAAAGCTCTCACTATTAATGAGGGAACCACTGTCTTTGATGCTTGTCGAAGGATGGCTGCTAGGCGTGTTGATGCGGTTTTGTTAACTGATTCAAGCGCTCTTCTTTCCGGTATTGTTACAGACAAAGATATAGCCACGAGGGTGATTGCAGAAGGGTTGAGACCAGAGCATACTCTGGTGTCTAAAGTCATGACAAGGAATCCCATTTTTGTCACATCTGATTCACTTGCCATTGAGGCTCTTCAGAAGATGGTTCAGGGAAAGTTCAGGCACTTGCCTGTTGTAGAGAATGGTGAAGTCATTGCTTTGTTGGATATCACAAAGTGTCTCTATGATGCTATCTCACGGATGGAAAAAGCTGCAGAGCAAGGAAGTGCTTTAGCTACTGCAGTGGAAGAACGGCATTGGGGAAGTGGAAACTTCGCTTTCATTGATACATTGAGAGAGAGGATGTTCAAGCCTGCATTGTCAACTATAGTCACTGAGAATACCAAAGTTGCACTTGTATCAGCATCAGATCCTGTCTTTGTAGCTTCCAAAAAGATGCGTGATTTGCGGGTTAACTCTGTGATCATCGCGGTTGGGAACAAGATTCATGGGATTTTAACTTCAAAGGACATTCTCATGAGAGTTGTAGCACAGAATCTATCTCCTGAGCTGACTCTTGTTGAAAAGGTAATGACGCCAAATCCTGAATGTGCATCAATAGAGACAACAATCCTCGATGCATTGCATATAATGCATGATGGGAAGTTCTTGCATCTGCCGGTTTTCGATAAAGACGGATTCGCCGTAGCTTGTTTAGACGTGCTGCAGATAACTCACGCAGCTATATCAACGGTTGAGAACAACAGCTCAGGAGCTGTTAACGATATGGCGAATACAATGATGCAAAAGTTCTGGGACTCAGCTCTTGCGTTAGAACCACCTGAGGATTACGAAACACACAGCGATATGTCAGCAATGCTGATAAATTCAGAAGGGAAGCAGTCGTGTCCATCACAAGGACTTGTGAGCTCGTTTGCTTTCAAATTCGAAGATCGTAAAGGGAGAGTACAGCGGTTTAACTCAACTGGTGAGAGTTTTGAAGAGCTGATGAGTGTTGTGATGCAAAGATGTGAAGCGGATTCAGGCCTTCAGATAATGTACCAAGATGATGAAGgtgataaagttttgattagtAGGGACAGTGATCTTGTTGCTGCTGTAACTTTTGCTAGGTCTTTGGGGCAAAAGGTTTTGCGACTACATCTTGATTTTACCGAGACAATTGCTCCTCTTGAGACGATTGCAGATTTGTCCGAGGGAAATGGCGGTTGTGTTTGGTGGCAGACTGGCGTCTTGGCTGGTGCTATTGTCCTAACGAGCATAggtttatttgtttacttaaaACGTTCCAAGAAATGA
- the LOS2 gene encoding Enolase (LOW EXPRESSION OF OSMOTICALLY RESPONSIVE GENES 2 (LOS2); FUNCTIONS IN: phosphopyruvate hydratase activity, copper ion binding; INVOLVED IN: response to cadmium ion, response to salt stress, response to cold, response to light stimulus, response to abscisic acid stimulus; LOCATED IN: in 8 components; EXPRESSED IN: 29 plant structures; EXPRESSED DURING: 15 growth stages; CONTAINS InterPro DOMAIN/s: Enolase (InterPro:IPR000941), Enolase, C-terminal (InterPro:IPR020810), Enolase, conserved site (InterPro:IPR020809), Enolase, N-terminal (InterPro:IPR020811); BEST Arabidopsis thaliana protein match is: enolase 1 (TAIR:AT1G74030.1); Has 13396 Blast hits to 13370 proteins in 3710 species: Archae - 270; Bacteria - 5735; Metazoa - 2292; Fungi - 281; Plants - 265; Viruses - 0; Other Eukaryotes - 4553 (source: NCBI BLink).) yields MATITVVKARQIFDSRGNPTVEVDIHTSNGIKVTAAVPSGASTGIYEALELRDGGSDYLGKGVSKAVGNVNNIIGPALIGKDPTQQTAIDNFMVHELDGTQNEWGWCKQKLGANAILAVSLAVCKAGAVVSGIPLYKHIANLAGNPKIVLPVPAFNVINGGSHAGNKLAMQEFMILPVGAASFKEAMKMGVEVYHHLKSVIKKKYGQDATNVGDEGGFAPNIQENKEGLELLKTAIEKAGYTGKVVIGMDVAASEFYSEDKTYDLNFKEENNNGSQKISGDALKDLYKSFVAEYPIVSIEDPFDQDDWEHYAKMTTECGTEVQIVGDDLLVTNPKRVAKAIAEKSCNALLLKVNQIGSVTESIEAVKMSKKAGWGVMTSHRSGETEDTFIADLAVGLSTGQIKTGAPCRSERLAKYNQLLRIEEELGSEAIYAGVNFRKPVEPY; encoded by the exons ATGGCTACTATCACCGTTGTTAAGGCTAGACAGATCTTCGACAGTCGTGGTAATCCCACCGTTGAG GTTGATATCCACACGTCAAATGGTATTAAGGTTACAGCAGCTGTTCCAAGTGGAGCTTCCACTGGTATCTATGAGGCTCTTGAGCTGAGGGATGGAGGATCTGACTACCTTGGAAAGGGTGTATCTAAG GCTGTTGGCAATGTGAACAACATCATCGGGCCAGCACTTATTGGAAAG GACCCAACTCAGCAGACTGCTATTGACAACTTCATGGTCCATGAACTTGACGGAACCCAAAACGAGTGGGGGTGGTGCAAGCAAAAG CTTGGAGCCAATGCGATTCTTGCTGTGTCTCTTGCTGTCTGCAAAGCTGGGGCTGTTGTCAGCGGCATTCCTCTATACAAG CACATTGCCAACCTTGCTGGTAACCCCAAGATTGTGCTACCAGTTCCTGCCTTCAACGTCATCAATGGTGGATCCCATGCCGGAAACAAGCTTGCTATGCAGGAGTTTATGATCCTCCCTGTTGGAGCTGCTTCTTTCAAGGAAGCCATGAAGATGGGTGTGGAAGTTTACCACCACTTGAAG TCTGTGATTAAGAAGAAGTACGGCCAGGATGCCACAAATGTTGGTGATGAAGGTGGGTTTGCACCAAACATTCAGGAGAACAAGGAGGGTCTTGAATTGCTCAAGACTGCTATCGAGAAGGCTGGATACACTGGAAAG GTTGTCATTGGAATGGATGTTGCCGCTTCAGAGTTCTACTCAGAAGACAAGACCTACGACTTGAACTTCAAAGAAGAG AACAACAATGGCTCTCAGAAGATTTCTGGTGATGCTCTAAAGGACCTGTACAAGTCCTTTGTCGCTGAGTACCCAATCGTGTCCATTGAGGACCCATTTGACCAAGATGACTGGGAGCACTATGCTAAGATGACCACTGAGTGTGGAACCGAGGTTCAGATTGTCGGTGATGATTTGTTGGTCACTAACCCcaag AGAGTTGCTAAGGCAATCGCAGAGAAGTCTTGCAATGCTCTTCTTTTGAAGGTTAACCAAATCGGATCTGTAACCGAGAGTATCGAGGCAGTTAAGATGTCGAAGAAAGCAGGTTGGGGAGTGATGACCAGCCACAGAAGTGGTGAAACCGAGGACACATTCATTGCTGACTTAGCCGTTGGCTTGTCCACT GGACAAATCAAAACCGGTGCTCCTTGCAGATCCGAGCGTCTTGCCAAGTACAACCAG CTTTTGCGTATTGAGGAGGAGTTGGGATCAGAGGCAATTTACGCTGGAGTCAACTTCCGCAAACCTGTGGAACCCTACTAA
- the LOS2 gene encoding Enolase — translation MIGDLISAIWIVDIHTSNGIKVTAAVPSGASTGIYEALELRDGGSDYLGKGVSKAVGNVNNIIGPALIGKDPTQQTAIDNFMVHELDGTQNEWGWCKQKLGANAILAVSLAVCKAGAVVSGIPLYKHIANLAGNPKIVLPVPAFNVINGGSHAGNKLAMQEFMILPVGAASFKEAMKMGVEVYHHLKSVIKKKYGQDATNVGDEGGFAPNIQENKEGLELLKTAIEKAGYTGKVVIGMDVAASEFYSEDKTYDLNFKEENNNGSQKISGDALKDLYKSFVAEYPIVSIEDPFDQDDWEHYAKMTTECGTEVQIVGDDLLVTNPKRVAKAIAEKSCNALLLKVNQIGSVTESIEAVKMSKKAGWGVMTSHRSGETEDTFIADLAVGLSTGQIKTGAPCRSERLAKYNQLLRIEEELGSEAIYAGVNFRKPVEPY, via the exons ATGATCGGTGATTTGATCTCGGCGATTTGGATC GTTGATATCCACACGTCAAATGGTATTAAGGTTACAGCAGCTGTTCCAAGTGGAGCTTCCACTGGTATCTATGAGGCTCTTGAGCTGAGGGATGGAGGATCTGACTACCTTGGAAAGGGTGTATCTAAG GCTGTTGGCAATGTGAACAACATCATCGGGCCAGCACTTATTGGAAAG GACCCAACTCAGCAGACTGCTATTGACAACTTCATGGTCCATGAACTTGACGGAACCCAAAACGAGTGGGGGTGGTGCAAGCAAAAG CTTGGAGCCAATGCGATTCTTGCTGTGTCTCTTGCTGTCTGCAAAGCTGGGGCTGTTGTCAGCGGCATTCCTCTATACAAG CACATTGCCAACCTTGCTGGTAACCCCAAGATTGTGCTACCAGTTCCTGCCTTCAACGTCATCAATGGTGGATCCCATGCCGGAAACAAGCTTGCTATGCAGGAGTTTATGATCCTCCCTGTTGGAGCTGCTTCTTTCAAGGAAGCCATGAAGATGGGTGTGGAAGTTTACCACCACTTGAAG TCTGTGATTAAGAAGAAGTACGGCCAGGATGCCACAAATGTTGGTGATGAAGGTGGGTTTGCACCAAACATTCAGGAGAACAAGGAGGGTCTTGAATTGCTCAAGACTGCTATCGAGAAGGCTGGATACACTGGAAAG GTTGTCATTGGAATGGATGTTGCCGCTTCAGAGTTCTACTCAGAAGACAAGACCTACGACTTGAACTTCAAAGAAGAG AACAACAATGGCTCTCAGAAGATTTCTGGTGATGCTCTAAAGGACCTGTACAAGTCCTTTGTCGCTGAGTACCCAATCGTGTCCATTGAGGACCCATTTGACCAAGATGACTGGGAGCACTATGCTAAGATGACCACTGAGTGTGGAACCGAGGTTCAGATTGTCGGTGATGATTTGTTGGTCACTAACCCcaag AGAGTTGCTAAGGCAATCGCAGAGAAGTCTTGCAATGCTCTTCTTTTGAAGGTTAACCAAATCGGATCTGTAACCGAGAGTATCGAGGCAGTTAAGATGTCGAAGAAAGCAGGTTGGGGAGTGATGACCAGCCACAGAAGTGGTGAAACCGAGGACACATTCATTGCTGACTTAGCCGTTGGCTTGTCCACT GGACAAATCAAAACCGGTGCTCCTTGCAGATCCGAGCGTCTTGCCAAGTACAACCAG CTTTTGCGTATTGAGGAGGAGTTGGGATCAGAGGCAATTTACGCTGGAGTCAACTTCCGCAAACCTGTGGAACCCTACTAA
- a CDS encoding Haloacid dehalogenase-like hydrolase (HAD) superfamily protein (Haloacid dehalogenase-like hydrolase (HAD) superfamily protein; CONTAINS InterPro DOMAIN/s: NLI interacting factor (InterPro:IPR004274); BEST Arabidopsis thaliana protein match is: unknown protein (TAIR:AT2G36550.1); Has 198 Blast hits to 198 proteins in 57 species: Archae - 0; Bacteria - 12; Metazoa - 2; Fungi - 47; Plants - 115; Viruses - 4; Other Eukaryotes - 18 (source: NCBI BLink).) — protein sequence MAEEKIKKSLLAADDSDDEYSRGDTVSDQTELSSILDKLSLEPKTEKKKLLVLSLSGLLLHRVHKKELRKKPKNRSPDASCGPNLVYKRPFAEEFMKFCLERFEVGIWSSACELVSSLNILIVTGPRECTDSGYKTLENRYKPLFFKDLSKVFKCFKGFSASNTIFIDDEPYKALRNPDNTGLFPMSYDASNIKDNLLDPEGELCSYLEGLAKSSDVQAYIKVHSFGRPMIDSSHPDWSFYSNVSKIVS from the exons ATGGCTGAAGAAAAGATCAAGAAGAGCTTGCTTGCTGCGGACGACAGCGACGATGAGTACTCAAGAGGTGATACAGTTTCAGATCAGACAGAACTGAGTTCGATTCTTGATAAACTTAGTCTAGAACCTAAGacggagaaaaagaaactctTGGTCTTGAGTCTAagtggtcttcttcttcacagagTCCACAAAAAAGAGTTGCGTAAGAAACCCAAGAACCGCTCTCCTGATGCTTCTTGTGGGCCAAATCTTG tgTATAAGAGACCGTTTGCTGAAGAGTTTATGAAGTTTTGTCTTGAGAGATTTGAAGTTGGTATTTGGTCCTCTGCTTGCGAGTTAGTCTCTTCACTAAACATTCTTATAGTTACAG GACCAAGAGAGTGTACGGACAGTGGATATAAAACACTAGAGAACCGTTACAAGCCTTTGTTCTTTAAGGATCTCTCTAAAGTGTTCAAGTGCTTTAAAGGCTTCTCTGCTTCAAACACCATCTTCATTGATGATGAACCATATAAAGCTCTTCGTAATCCT GACAATACTGGTCTGTTCCCAATGAGCTATGATGCTTCTAACATAAAGGATAATTTACTTG atCCGGAAGGAGAGTTGTGTTCTTACTTGGAAGGTTTGGCAAAATCATCGGATGTTCAGGCTTACATAAAAGTGCATTCTTTTGGACGGCCCATGATCGATTCTTCTCATCCTGATTGGTCTTTCTACAGCAACGTTTCAAAGATTGTCTCTTAA
- a CDS encoding haloacid dehalogenase-like hydrolase family protein (CONTAINS InterPro DOMAIN/s: NLI interacting factor (InterPro:IPR004274); BEST Arabidopsis thaliana protein match is: Haloacid dehalogenase-like hydrolase (HAD) superfamily protein (TAIR:AT2G36540.1); Has 91 Blast hits to 91 proteins in 17 species: Archae - 0; Bacteria - 0; Metazoa - 0; Fungi - 0; Plants - 87; Viruses - 2; Other Eukaryotes - 2 (source: NCBI BLink).) — translation MLPRTVLLMLHVDQILDQEKCTDSGYKTLENSDKPLFFKDLSKVFQCFKGFSASNTIFIEEEPYKALLNPDNTGVFPLSYDPSDTKDNLLDPEGEFCSYLDGLANSSDVQAYIKEHPFGQPMIDSSHLDWSYYRRVSNIVS, via the exons ATGCTCCCAAGAACCGTTCTCCTGATGCTTCATGTGGACCAAATCTTG gATCAAGAAAAGTGTACGGACAGTGGATATAAAACGCTTGAGAACAGTGACAAGCCTCTGTTCTTTAAGGATCTCTCTAAAGTGTTTCAGTGCTTCAAAGGTTTCTCTGCTTCAAACACCATATTCATTGAAGAAGAACCTTACAAAGCTCTTCTTAATCCT GACAATACAGGTGTGTTCCCGTTGAGTTATGACCCGTCAGACACAAAAGATAATTTACTTG atCCAGAAGGAGAGTTCTGTTCTTACTTGGATGGTTTGGCAAATTCATCTGATGTTCAGGCTTACATAAAGGAGCATCCTTTTGGACAGCCCATGATCGATTCTTCTCATCTTGATTGGTCTTACTACCGCAGAGTGTCGAATATTGTCTCTTAA